The following proteins are co-located in the Trichomycterus rosablanca isolate fTriRos1 chromosome 14, fTriRos1.hap1, whole genome shotgun sequence genome:
- the chrna9a gene encoding neuronal acetylcholine receptor subunit alpha-9: MKLWVLGVIISMWLHVVLSAQGRYAQKLLNDLMENYSKALRPIEDTDEALNVTLQITLSQIKDMDEKNQVLTTYLWVRQVWHDPYLRWDKDEYDGLEVIRIPSDLVWRPDIVLYNNADEEDSSGPPDTNVVLRYTGEITWDAPAITKSTCVVDVSYFPFDSQQCKLTFGSWTYNGNQVDINMGGMEGGDLSDFVENVEWECHGMPAVRNVIMYGCCSDPYPDITYTVLLKRRSSFYIYNLLLPCFLISFLAPLGFYLPADSGEKVSLGVTVLLALTVFQMMVAESMPPSESVPLIGKYYIATMTMITASTSLTIFIMNIHFCGADAKPVPHWAKVLIIDYMAKIFFVYEVGENCTTSGSERSSAFGEDPRLGLENNAYFSSSFYIKNDDGRHHENKRYRQCRNPQANGYQYNGSHRHHTAPHRPKPAPHIGRDGEALHIREEKLEQSDLSIPAKLHEYSYEHSSSYATGYHHDTGYSDPYTTHDHGKRPDPAECTCVCTQHQKVVQNIEYIANCFREQRSNQAKGAEWKKIAKVMDRFFMWIFFIMVFLMSILIMAKAS; the protein is encoded by the exons ATGAAGCTCTGGGTTCTCGGCGTCATTATTAGCATGTGGCTACATG TGGTTCTGTCTGCTCAGGGCCGCTACGCTCAGAAGCTGCTGAACGATCTGATGGAGAATTACTCCAAAGCTCTGCGGCCCATCGAGGACACGGACGAGGCGCTGAACGTCACGCTGCAGATAACGCTGTCCCAGATCAAAGACATG GATGAGAAAAACCAGGTTCTGACCACGTACTTATGGGTCCGACAGGTCTGGCATGACCCCTACCTGCGCTGGGATAAGGACGAGTACGACGGGCTGGAGGTCATCCGCATCCCGAGCGACCTCGTCTGGAGACCCGACATCGTTCTTTACAACAA TGCTGATGAGGAAGATTCGTCAGGTCCTCCTGACACTAACGTGGTGTTACGCTACACGGGCGAGATCACGTGGGACGCTCCCGCTATCACCAAGAGTACCTGCGTGGTGGACGTCTCCTACTTCCCCTTCGACAGCCAGCAGTGCAAGCTGACCTTCGGCTCCTGGACCTACAACGGCAACCAG GTGGACATCAACATGGGCGGGATGGAAGGTGGTGACCTCTCAGACTTTGTAGAAAACGTGGAATGGGAGTGCCACGGCATGCCGGCCGTCAGGAACGTGATTATGTACGGTTGTTGTTCAGACCCGTATCCTGACATAACCTACACGGTGCTGCTGAAACGTCGCTCCTCCTTCTACATCTACAACCTGCTCCTGCCCTGCTTCCTCATCTCCTTCCTGGCCCCGCTGGGTTTCTACCTTCCTGCTGACTCTGGAGAAAAGGTCTCGCTGGGAGTGACCGTGCTGCTGGCCCTCACCGTCTTCCAGATGATGGTGGCCGAGAGCATGCCTCCATCAGAGAGCGTGCCGCTCATCG GGAAGTACTACATTGCAACCATGACGATGATTACGGCCTCCACCTCCTTGACCATCTTCATCATGAACATTCACTTTTGCGGCGCAGACGCCAAACCGGTGCCACACTGGGCCAAAGTCCTGATCATCGACTACATGGCCAAGATTTTCTTTGTGTACGAGGTGGGGGAGAACTGCACCACGTCCGGGAGTGAACGTAGCTCAGCTTTCGGGGAGGACCCCCGGCTAGGGCTGGAAAATAACGCCTACTTTTCCAGCAGTTTTTACATCAAGAATGATGATGGACGTCACCATGAGAACAAAAGGTACCGCCAGTGCAGAAACCCTCAGGCTAACGGGTACCAGTACAACGGCTCACACAGGCACCATACAGCACCTCACAGACCTAAACCTGCACCGCACATCGGGCGAGACGGCGAGGCTTTACATATAAGAGAGGAGAAACTGGAACAGAGCGACCTCTCCATCCCGGCGAAGCTTCACGAGTACAGTTACGAACACAGCAGCAGCTACGCCACCGGCTATCACCACGACACCGGCTACAGCGACCCGTACACCACACACGACCACGGTAAGAGACCTGATCCAGCCGAGTGCACGTGTGTCTGTACCCAGCACCAAAAAGTGGTCCAGAACATCGAGTACATCGCCAACTGCTTCCGGGAACAAAGATCGAACCAGGCCAAAGGAGCCGAGTGGAAAAAAATTGCCAAGGTGATGGACAGGTTTTTCATGTGGATCTTCTTCATCATGGTCTTCCTCATGAGCATACTCATCATGGCCAAAGCCTCCTGA
- the erlec1 gene encoding endoplasmic reticulum lectin 1 isoform X3, which translates to MRSARGCLVCFGALLWVTVSAQRGGSNPLTDEIPFKITWPGEHFTLPSSGALYKEDDFLIMTTAEKEKYKCRLPSLSSKDQDDEKEYMGHGPDALLAALFKQRSCSYRIESYWSYEVCHGKHVRQYHEDKETGQKLNVQEYYLGTMTGKAADATTESEAGKSGDAASVKLDAGSEVPTKNIEGQLTPYYPVPMGNGTPCTLKQDTPRSATVLYVCHPEAKHEILSVAEVTTCEYEVVVLTPLLCSHPKYRFKTSPVNAIYCQALAGSPLRPRSLSQLSQQQEELLRPHFSPPTEGEEETSPLREEAFSSTHKPMAVGGQAQVTVGTTHISRLTDEQLIKEFLSGSYCLHGGVGWWKYEFCYGKHVHQYHEVRENDKEQGKSIVVVGSWNLLEHLDWSKKNVARAYQLKEDGGHKVKVVSHFYGHGDVCDMTGKPRQVVVKLKCKESESPHAVVVYLLEPQTCQYILGVESPVICRILDTADENGLLSLPS; encoded by the exons ATGCGCTCAGCCCGCGggtgtttggtgtgttttgGTGCACTGTTGTGGGTGACGGTGTCTGCACAGCGCGGAGGTTCGAATCCCCTGACCGATGAGATCCCGTTTAAAATCACCTGGCCGGGGGAGCATTTCACTCTG CCGAGCTCTGGAGCTCTGTATAAAGAAGATGATTTCCTCATCATGACCACGGCAGAGAAAGAGAAATACAAGTGCCGGTTACCGTCTCTGTCCAGCAAGGACCAG GATGATGAGAAGGAGTACATGGGTCACGGCCCCGATGCTCTTCTTGCAGCATTATTTAAACAAAGAAGCTGCTCCTACAGG ATCGAGTCGTACTGGTCCTACGAGGTGTGTCATGGTAAACATGTGCGGCAGTACCACGAGGACAAGGAGACCGGGCAG AAGCTGAATGTTCAGGAGTATTACCTGGGCACCATGACGGGTAAAGCCGCCGATGCTACCACAG AATCAGAAGCTGGTAAATCGGGCGACGCCGCCAGCGTGAAACTGGACGCAGGTTCTGAG GTGCCCACTAAAAACATCGAGGGCCAGCTGACCCCCTATTACCCGGTGCCCATGGGGAACGGAACCCCCTGCACGCTGAAGCAGGACACGCCGCGCTCCGCCACCGTTCTGTACGTGTGCCACCCCGAGGCCAAACACGAGATCCTGTCGGTGGCCGAGGTGACCACGTGTGAGTACGAGGTGGTGGTGCTGACCCCGCTGCTCTGCTCTCACCCCAAATACAG GTTCAAGACCTCACCCGTCAACGCCATCTATTGCCAGGCCCTGGCGGGGTCACCCCTCCGACCCCGCAGTCTGTCCCAGCTCAGCCAGCAGCAGGAGGAGCTGCTCCGCCCACACTTCAGTCCTCCCACTGAGGGCGAG GAGGAGACGTCGCCCCTGCGTGAGGAGGCCTTCAGTTCTACTCACAAACCCATGGCTGTAGGTGGTCAAGCCCAGGTGACGGTGGGCACCACCCACATCTCACGTCTGACCGACGAGCAGCTGATCAAGGAGTTCCTGAGCGGCTCGTACTGCCTGCACGGG GGTGTGGGCTGGTGGAAGTACGAATTCTGCTACGGAAAACACGTCCATCAGTATCACGAGGTGAGAGAAAAT GATAAAGAACAGGGGAAGAGCATCGTGGTGGTGGGCAGCTGGAATCTCCTCGAGCATCTGGACTGGTCGAAAAAGAACGTGGCTCGCGCGTACCAGCTGAAGGAGGACGGCGGTCACAAAGTGAA GGTGGTATCGCACTTCTACGGCCACGGCGACGTGTGTGACATGACGGGGAAGCCGAGGCAGGTCGTCGTGAAGCTCAA GTGTAAAGAATCCGAGTCTCCTCACGCCGTCGTGGTTTATCTGCTGGAGCCGCAGACCTGCCAGTACATCCTCGGG GTGGAGTCTCCGGTGATCTGTAGGATTTTGGACACGGCGGATGAGAACGGTCTGCTCTCGCTCCCCAgctaa
- the erlec1 gene encoding endoplasmic reticulum lectin 1 isoform X4, whose translation MRSARGCLVCFGALLWVTVSAQRGGSNPLTDEIPFKITWPGEHFTLPSSGALYKEDDFLIMTTAEKEKYKCRLPSLSSKDQDDEKEYMGHGPDALLAALFKQRSCSYRIESYWSYEVCHGKHVRQYHEDKETGQKLNVQEYYLGTMTGKAADATTESEAGKSGDAASVKLDAGSEVPTKNIEGQLTPYYPVPMGNGTPCTLKQDTPRSATVLYVCHPEAKHEILSVAEVTTCEYEVVVLTPLLCSHPKYRFKTSPVNAIYCQALAGSPLRPRSLSQLSQQQEELLRPHFSPPTEGEEETSPLREEAFSSTHKPMAVGGQAQVTVGTTHISRLTDEQLIKEFLSGSYCLHGGVGWWKYEFCYGKHVHQYHEDKEQGKSIVVVGSWNLLEHLDWSKKNVARAYQLKEDGGHKVKVVSHFYGHGDVCDMTGKPRQVVVKLKCKESESPHAVVVYLLEPQTCQYILGVESPVICRILDTADENGLLSLPS comes from the exons ATGCGCTCAGCCCGCGggtgtttggtgtgttttgGTGCACTGTTGTGGGTGACGGTGTCTGCACAGCGCGGAGGTTCGAATCCCCTGACCGATGAGATCCCGTTTAAAATCACCTGGCCGGGGGAGCATTTCACTCTG CCGAGCTCTGGAGCTCTGTATAAAGAAGATGATTTCCTCATCATGACCACGGCAGAGAAAGAGAAATACAAGTGCCGGTTACCGTCTCTGTCCAGCAAGGACCAG GATGATGAGAAGGAGTACATGGGTCACGGCCCCGATGCTCTTCTTGCAGCATTATTTAAACAAAGAAGCTGCTCCTACAGG ATCGAGTCGTACTGGTCCTACGAGGTGTGTCATGGTAAACATGTGCGGCAGTACCACGAGGACAAGGAGACCGGGCAG AAGCTGAATGTTCAGGAGTATTACCTGGGCACCATGACGGGTAAAGCCGCCGATGCTACCACAG AATCAGAAGCTGGTAAATCGGGCGACGCCGCCAGCGTGAAACTGGACGCAGGTTCTGAG GTGCCCACTAAAAACATCGAGGGCCAGCTGACCCCCTATTACCCGGTGCCCATGGGGAACGGAACCCCCTGCACGCTGAAGCAGGACACGCCGCGCTCCGCCACCGTTCTGTACGTGTGCCACCCCGAGGCCAAACACGAGATCCTGTCGGTGGCCGAGGTGACCACGTGTGAGTACGAGGTGGTGGTGCTGACCCCGCTGCTCTGCTCTCACCCCAAATACAG GTTCAAGACCTCACCCGTCAACGCCATCTATTGCCAGGCCCTGGCGGGGTCACCCCTCCGACCCCGCAGTCTGTCCCAGCTCAGCCAGCAGCAGGAGGAGCTGCTCCGCCCACACTTCAGTCCTCCCACTGAGGGCGAG GAGGAGACGTCGCCCCTGCGTGAGGAGGCCTTCAGTTCTACTCACAAACCCATGGCTGTAGGTGGTCAAGCCCAGGTGACGGTGGGCACCACCCACATCTCACGTCTGACCGACGAGCAGCTGATCAAGGAGTTCCTGAGCGGCTCGTACTGCCTGCACGGG GGTGTGGGCTGGTGGAAGTACGAATTCTGCTACGGAAAACACGTCCATCAGTATCACGAG GATAAAGAACAGGGGAAGAGCATCGTGGTGGTGGGCAGCTGGAATCTCCTCGAGCATCTGGACTGGTCGAAAAAGAACGTGGCTCGCGCGTACCAGCTGAAGGAGGACGGCGGTCACAAAGTGAA GGTGGTATCGCACTTCTACGGCCACGGCGACGTGTGTGACATGACGGGGAAGCCGAGGCAGGTCGTCGTGAAGCTCAA GTGTAAAGAATCCGAGTCTCCTCACGCCGTCGTGGTTTATCTGCTGGAGCCGCAGACCTGCCAGTACATCCTCGGG GTGGAGTCTCCGGTGATCTGTAGGATTTTGGACACGGCGGATGAGAACGGTCTGCTCTCGCTCCCCAgctaa
- the erlec1 gene encoding endoplasmic reticulum lectin 1 isoform X1 has product MHNNNDETDLTGLALALCVSEARLLSGVQNETWFVSVTLSVYNAVLSSPQPSSGALYKEDDFLIMTTAEKEKYKCRLPSLSSKDQDDEKEYMGHGPDALLAALFKQRSCSYRIESYWSYEVCHGKHVRQYHEDKETGQKLNVQEYYLGTMTGKAADATTESEAGKSGDAASVKLDAGSEVPTKNIEGQLTPYYPVPMGNGTPCTLKQDTPRSATVLYVCHPEAKHEILSVAEVTTCEYEVVVLTPLLCSHPKYRFKTSPVNAIYCQALAGSPLRPRSLSQLSQQQEELLRPHFSPPTEGEEETSPLREEAFSSTHKPMAVGGQAQVTVGTTHISRLTDEQLIKEFLSGSYCLHGGVGWWKYEFCYGKHVHQYHEVRENDKEQGKSIVVVGSWNLLEHLDWSKKNVARAYQLKEDGGHKVKVVSHFYGHGDVCDMTGKPRQVVVKLKCKESESPHAVVVYLLEPQTCQYILGVESPVICRILDTADENGLLSLPS; this is encoded by the exons ATGCACAATAACAATGATGAGACAGATCTGACCGGTCTAGCACTCGCACTCTGTGTCTCTGAAGCCAGACTGTTGTCGGGTGTCCAGAATGAGACCTGGTTCGTCAGTGTAACGTTAAGTGTTTATAACGCCGTGCTCTCTTCCCCACAGCCGAGCTCTGGAGCTCTGTATAAAGAAGATGATTTCCTCATCATGACCACGGCAGAGAAAGAGAAATACAAGTGCCGGTTACCGTCTCTGTCCAGCAAGGACCAG GATGATGAGAAGGAGTACATGGGTCACGGCCCCGATGCTCTTCTTGCAGCATTATTTAAACAAAGAAGCTGCTCCTACAGG ATCGAGTCGTACTGGTCCTACGAGGTGTGTCATGGTAAACATGTGCGGCAGTACCACGAGGACAAGGAGACCGGGCAG AAGCTGAATGTTCAGGAGTATTACCTGGGCACCATGACGGGTAAAGCCGCCGATGCTACCACAG AATCAGAAGCTGGTAAATCGGGCGACGCCGCCAGCGTGAAACTGGACGCAGGTTCTGAG GTGCCCACTAAAAACATCGAGGGCCAGCTGACCCCCTATTACCCGGTGCCCATGGGGAACGGAACCCCCTGCACGCTGAAGCAGGACACGCCGCGCTCCGCCACCGTTCTGTACGTGTGCCACCCCGAGGCCAAACACGAGATCCTGTCGGTGGCCGAGGTGACCACGTGTGAGTACGAGGTGGTGGTGCTGACCCCGCTGCTCTGCTCTCACCCCAAATACAG GTTCAAGACCTCACCCGTCAACGCCATCTATTGCCAGGCCCTGGCGGGGTCACCCCTCCGACCCCGCAGTCTGTCCCAGCTCAGCCAGCAGCAGGAGGAGCTGCTCCGCCCACACTTCAGTCCTCCCACTGAGGGCGAG GAGGAGACGTCGCCCCTGCGTGAGGAGGCCTTCAGTTCTACTCACAAACCCATGGCTGTAGGTGGTCAAGCCCAGGTGACGGTGGGCACCACCCACATCTCACGTCTGACCGACGAGCAGCTGATCAAGGAGTTCCTGAGCGGCTCGTACTGCCTGCACGGG GGTGTGGGCTGGTGGAAGTACGAATTCTGCTACGGAAAACACGTCCATCAGTATCACGAGGTGAGAGAAAAT GATAAAGAACAGGGGAAGAGCATCGTGGTGGTGGGCAGCTGGAATCTCCTCGAGCATCTGGACTGGTCGAAAAAGAACGTGGCTCGCGCGTACCAGCTGAAGGAGGACGGCGGTCACAAAGTGAA GGTGGTATCGCACTTCTACGGCCACGGCGACGTGTGTGACATGACGGGGAAGCCGAGGCAGGTCGTCGTGAAGCTCAA GTGTAAAGAATCCGAGTCTCCTCACGCCGTCGTGGTTTATCTGCTGGAGCCGCAGACCTGCCAGTACATCCTCGGG GTGGAGTCTCCGGTGATCTGTAGGATTTTGGACACGGCGGATGAGAACGGTCTGCTCTCGCTCCCCAgctaa
- the erlec1 gene encoding endoplasmic reticulum lectin 1 isoform X2 — translation MHNNNDETDLTGLALALCVSEARLLSGVQNETWFVSVTLSVYNAVLSSPQPSSGALYKEDDFLIMTTAEKEKYKCRLPSLSSKDQDDEKEYMGHGPDALLAALFKQRSCSYRIESYWSYEVCHGKHVRQYHEDKETGQKLNVQEYYLGTMTGKAADATTESEAGKSGDAASVKLDAGSEVPTKNIEGQLTPYYPVPMGNGTPCTLKQDTPRSATVLYVCHPEAKHEILSVAEVTTCEYEVVVLTPLLCSHPKYRFKTSPVNAIYCQALAGSPLRPRSLSQLSQQQEELLRPHFSPPTEGEEETSPLREEAFSSTHKPMAVGGQAQVTVGTTHISRLTDEQLIKEFLSGSYCLHGGVGWWKYEFCYGKHVHQYHEDKEQGKSIVVVGSWNLLEHLDWSKKNVARAYQLKEDGGHKVKVVSHFYGHGDVCDMTGKPRQVVVKLKCKESESPHAVVVYLLEPQTCQYILGVESPVICRILDTADENGLLSLPS, via the exons ATGCACAATAACAATGATGAGACAGATCTGACCGGTCTAGCACTCGCACTCTGTGTCTCTGAAGCCAGACTGTTGTCGGGTGTCCAGAATGAGACCTGGTTCGTCAGTGTAACGTTAAGTGTTTATAACGCCGTGCTCTCTTCCCCACAGCCGAGCTCTGGAGCTCTGTATAAAGAAGATGATTTCCTCATCATGACCACGGCAGAGAAAGAGAAATACAAGTGCCGGTTACCGTCTCTGTCCAGCAAGGACCAG GATGATGAGAAGGAGTACATGGGTCACGGCCCCGATGCTCTTCTTGCAGCATTATTTAAACAAAGAAGCTGCTCCTACAGG ATCGAGTCGTACTGGTCCTACGAGGTGTGTCATGGTAAACATGTGCGGCAGTACCACGAGGACAAGGAGACCGGGCAG AAGCTGAATGTTCAGGAGTATTACCTGGGCACCATGACGGGTAAAGCCGCCGATGCTACCACAG AATCAGAAGCTGGTAAATCGGGCGACGCCGCCAGCGTGAAACTGGACGCAGGTTCTGAG GTGCCCACTAAAAACATCGAGGGCCAGCTGACCCCCTATTACCCGGTGCCCATGGGGAACGGAACCCCCTGCACGCTGAAGCAGGACACGCCGCGCTCCGCCACCGTTCTGTACGTGTGCCACCCCGAGGCCAAACACGAGATCCTGTCGGTGGCCGAGGTGACCACGTGTGAGTACGAGGTGGTGGTGCTGACCCCGCTGCTCTGCTCTCACCCCAAATACAG GTTCAAGACCTCACCCGTCAACGCCATCTATTGCCAGGCCCTGGCGGGGTCACCCCTCCGACCCCGCAGTCTGTCCCAGCTCAGCCAGCAGCAGGAGGAGCTGCTCCGCCCACACTTCAGTCCTCCCACTGAGGGCGAG GAGGAGACGTCGCCCCTGCGTGAGGAGGCCTTCAGTTCTACTCACAAACCCATGGCTGTAGGTGGTCAAGCCCAGGTGACGGTGGGCACCACCCACATCTCACGTCTGACCGACGAGCAGCTGATCAAGGAGTTCCTGAGCGGCTCGTACTGCCTGCACGGG GGTGTGGGCTGGTGGAAGTACGAATTCTGCTACGGAAAACACGTCCATCAGTATCACGAG GATAAAGAACAGGGGAAGAGCATCGTGGTGGTGGGCAGCTGGAATCTCCTCGAGCATCTGGACTGGTCGAAAAAGAACGTGGCTCGCGCGTACCAGCTGAAGGAGGACGGCGGTCACAAAGTGAA GGTGGTATCGCACTTCTACGGCCACGGCGACGTGTGTGACATGACGGGGAAGCCGAGGCAGGTCGTCGTGAAGCTCAA GTGTAAAGAATCCGAGTCTCCTCACGCCGTCGTGGTTTATCTGCTGGAGCCGCAGACCTGCCAGTACATCCTCGGG GTGGAGTCTCCGGTGATCTGTAGGATTTTGGACACGGCGGATGAGAACGGTCTGCTCTCGCTCCCCAgctaa
- the gpr75 gene encoding probable G-protein coupled receptor 75, which yields MNSTDWPSDLTDVTRRQAFNSTFGPTAVPDGWALIHVATLTSCSLLLVLIFGLGSYGNLVVFLSFFDPALRKFRTNFDFMILNLSFCDLFICCITAPMFALILFLDVGDSEAGVSKGFCFAFHLTSSGFIIMSLETVAVIALHRLRMVLGQQPNHTSSFPCTLALTALLWTSSFTLAVLVTLRAYPRGTGPCLPHFGLDGNRAKVVLYVYLADFAFCVGVVSMSYLMIAQTLRKNAMVRKCSVIMVNTTRPAAAPPTFIAAGFEGIQCAVQMPSLYRNQTYNKLQHVQTHPFIKRSGQPLVPGAATGVACCRMVSTANFFTTKDSKAVVTCVVIVLSVLLCCLPMGVALTQDVLSPKNSFVHYQFELCGFALIFLKSGINPFVYSRNSAGLRRRVLCCLQWLALGFLCCKHKTRLHAMGKGSLEVNRNKSSHHETNSAYVLSPKPQRKLVDRACGPSLSQDSGPSPRATARRKSRPPSTSTPINTRIEPYYSIYNSSPSAEASSPNSIKPVHSQNASYAKCYVAMHYHIHQEALQDFDSTSAHQIPVPSV from the coding sequence ATGAACAGCACCGACTGGCCTTCGGACCTGACGGACGTCACCAGGCGACAGGCCTTCAACAGCACCTTTGGGCCGACGGCCGTCCCGGACGGCTGGGCCTTGATTCACGTGGCCACGCTGACCTCCTGCTCCCTGCTCCTCGTCCTCATCTTCGGCCTCGGCTCTTACGGGAACCTGGTCGTGTTCCTGTCGTTCTTCGATCCGGCCCTGCGCAAGTTCCGCACCAACTTCGACTTCATGATCCTCAACCTTTCCTTCTGTGACCTGTTCATCTGCTGCATCACCGCACCCATGTTCGCCCTCATCCTGTTCCTGGACGTCGGAGACAGCGAGGCCGGCGTTTCCAAGGGCTTCTGCTTCGCTTTTCATCTCACCAGCTCAGGCTTCATCATCATGTCTCTGGAGACGGTAGCAGTCATCGCTCTACACCGGTTGCGCATGGTCCTGGGCCAGCAACCCAACCACACGTCCTCTTTCCCCTGCACCCTGGCCCTCACTGCCCTACTTTGGACTTCAAGCTTCACCCTGGCAGTCCTGGTCACCTTGCGAGCCTATCCCAGAGGTACCGGCCCCTGCCTGCCACACTTTGGTCTGGACGGGAACCGGGCCAAGGTGGTCCTGTACGTGTACCTCGCGGATtttgctttctgtgtgggtgTGGTGTCTATGTCTTACCTGATGATCGCACAGACGCTGCGAAAGAACGCCATGGTGCGGAAGTGTTCCGTCATCATGGTGAACACCACGCGCCCTGCAGCGGCTCCGCCCACTTTTATTGCCGCCGGGTTTGAGGGTATACAGTGTGCCGTCCAGATGCCCTCACTGTACCGGAATCAGACCTACAACAAGCTTCAACATGTGCAGACACACCCGTTCATTAAACGGAGCGGTCAGCCCCTGGTCCCGGGGGCCGCCACGGGCGTGGCCTGCTGCCGGATGGTCTCCACCGCCAATTTCTTCACAACCAAGGACTCCAAGGCTGTAGTGACCTGTGTTGTTATAGTCCTATCTGTGCTTCTGTGCTGCTTGCCCATGGGCGTGGCCCTGACGCAGGACGTTCTGTCACCCAAGAACAGTTTCGTCCACTACCAGTTCGAGTTATGTGGATTCGCTCTGATCTTCCTTAAGTCGGGAATAAACCCGTTCGTGTACTCCCGGAACAGTGCCGGACTGCGCCGCCGCGTGCTCTGCTGCCTCCAGTGGCTGGCACTCGGCTTCCTCTGCTGCAAGCACAAGACCCGCCTGCACGCCATGGGCAAGGGAAGCCTGGAGGTCAACCGCAACAAGTCCTCTCACCACGAGACCAACTCGGCCTACGTGCTGTCGCCCAAACCGCAGAGGAAGCTGGTGGACCGGGCGTGTGGGCCCAGCCTTTCTCAAGACAGCGGGCCGAGTCCACGCGCCACGGCCAGGCGCAAATCCCGCCCCCCCAGCACATCCACACCCATCAACACCCGCATAGAGCCCTACTACAGCATCTACAACAGCAGCCCTTCAGCCGAGGCCAGTTCTCCCAACAGCATCAAACCAGTACACTCTCAGAACGCTAGCTACGCCAAGTGCTACGTAGCCATGCACTATCACATCCACCAGGAGGCGCTGCAGGACTTCGACAGCACCTCTGCACATCAGATCCCCGTACCGTCAGTATGA